From a single Miscanthus floridulus cultivar M001 chromosome 8, ASM1932011v1, whole genome shotgun sequence genomic region:
- the LOC136475809 gene encoding uncharacterized protein isoform X1 has translation MAMVTATVYYRDFKLRSPRSSAGTLHLQQPSPLHMSFYCAATRPCLRLSCTGRQSNTCQHRPPGNWAARLILDVYTLADILLFNNVFKAVKRGGGSADQRRRRTRAAADQRRRLGGGPEQQRTRGGGSADGQRTRAPTAVLREAGLRGSAAATSPGGAGERVHAGEVWLPVLPLLSRSRVGPLLPRAPLFALYFSRASLRTPISSARPLFSPPFLP, from the exons ATGGCAATGGTTACAGCAACTGTCTATTACAGGGATTTCAAG CTTCGCAGCCCACGCAGTTCTGCAGGGACTCTTCATCTGCAGCAGCCGTCTCCCTTGCACATGAGCTTCTATTGTGCAGCAACTCGGCCCTGCCTACGGCTCTCTTGCACTGGCAGGCAGAGCAACACCTGTCAACACCGTCCCCCTGGAAACTGGGCAGCAA GGTTGATATTGGACGTGTACACGCTGGCAGATATCCTACTCTTCAACAATGTTTTTAAGGCGGTAAAGCGAG GAGGCGGCTCGGCGGACCAGAGGAGGCGGAGGACCAGAGCAGCGGCGGACCAGAGGAGGCGGCTCGGCGGAGGACCAGAGCAGCAGCGGACCAGAGGAGGCGGCTCGGCAGACGGGCAGAGGACCAGAGCACCTACCGCGGTCCTGCGGGAGGCTGGTCTTCGCGGCTCGGCGGCAGCGACTTCTCCCGGTGGCGCGGGAGAACGCGTCCACGCGGGCGAGGTGTGGCTTCCGGTTCTTCCCCTGCTCTCCCGCTCGCGGGTAGGTCCGCTTCTCCCGCGCGCTCCTCTCTTTGCGCTCTATTTCTCCCGCGCGTCTCTGCGCACACCAATTTCTTCCGCGCGCCCACTCTTTTCCCCGCCCTTTCTTCCGTGA
- the LOC136475809 gene encoding uncharacterized protein isoform X2, giving the protein MERQFRRRLGGPEEAEDQSSGGPEEAARRRTRAAADQRRRLGRRAEDQSTYRGPAGGWSSRLGGSDFSRWRGRTRPRGRGVASGSSPALPLAAMELKPCKMATAVSLIVMLLLLTISGQGAATGDECSAISRSTTFQGDCHCRDHCVATCRSEGHTAGYCFRDVADPDHRVCMCTAPCPPEPVTTTMTSRGNMV; this is encoded by the exons ATGGAGAGACAATTTAG GAGGCGGCTCGGCGGACCAGAGGAGGCGGAGGACCAGAGCAGCGGCGGACCAGAGGAGGCGGCTCGGCGGAGGACCAGAGCAGCAGCGGACCAGAGGAGGCGGCTCGGCAGACGGGCAGAGGACCAGAGCACCTACCGCGGTCCTGCGGGAGGCTGGTCTTCGCGGCTCGGCGGCAGCGACTTCTCCCGGTGGCGCGGGAGAACGCGTCCACGCGGGCGAGGTGTGGCTTCCGGTTCTTCCCCTGCTCTCCCGCTCGCGG CCATGGAGTTGAAGCCCTGCAAGATGGCAACAGCAGTTTCCCTGATCGTCATGCTGCTACTCCTGACAATCA GTGGCCAGGGCGCAGCAACCGGCGATGAGTGCTCCGCCATAAGCCGCAGCACGACGTTCCAGGGCGACTGCCACTGCAGAGACCACTGCGTCGCGACGTGCAGAAGCGAGGGGCACACGGCCGGCTACTGCTTCAGGGACGTCGCCGACCCGGACCACCGTGTCTGCATGTGCACCGCGCCGTGCCCGCCGGAGCcggtgacgacgacgatgacgtcgCGGGGAAATATGGTGTAG
- the LOC136475809 gene encoding uncharacterized protein isoform X3, which produces MERQFRRRLGGPEEAEDQSSGGPEEAARRRTRAAADQRRRLGRRAEDQSTYRGPAGGWSSRLGGSDFSRWRGRTRPRGRGVASGSSPALPLAGGQGAATGDECSAISRSTTFQGDCHCRDHCVATCRSEGHTAGYCFRDVADPDHRVCMCTAPCPPEPVTTTMTSRGNMV; this is translated from the exons ATGGAGAGACAATTTAG GAGGCGGCTCGGCGGACCAGAGGAGGCGGAGGACCAGAGCAGCGGCGGACCAGAGGAGGCGGCTCGGCGGAGGACCAGAGCAGCAGCGGACCAGAGGAGGCGGCTCGGCAGACGGGCAGAGGACCAGAGCACCTACCGCGGTCCTGCGGGAGGCTGGTCTTCGCGGCTCGGCGGCAGCGACTTCTCCCGGTGGCGCGGGAGAACGCGTCCACGCGGGCGAGGTGTGGCTTCCGGTTCTTCCCCTGCTCTCCCGCTCGCGG GTGGCCAGGGCGCAGCAACCGGCGATGAGTGCTCCGCCATAAGCCGCAGCACGACGTTCCAGGGCGACTGCCACTGCAGAGACCACTGCGTCGCGACGTGCAGAAGCGAGGGGCACACGGCCGGCTACTGCTTCAGGGACGTCGCCGACCCGGACCACCGTGTCTGCATGTGCACCGCGCCGTGCCCGCCGGAGCcggtgacgacgacgatgacgtcgCGGGGAAATATGGTGTAG
- the LOC136471187 gene encoding chlorophyll a-b binding protein 1B-21, chloroplastic, translating to MAMASSSGLRSCSAVGVPSLLAPSSRSGRLPFCANATTSGRVTMSAEWMPGQPRPPHLDGSSPGDFGFDPLGLATVPENFERFKESEVYHCRWAMLAVPGILVPEALGLGNWVKAQEWAAVPGGQATYLGNPVPWGSLPTILVIEFVAIAFAEHQRTMEKDPEKKKYPGGAFDPLGFSKDPVKFEEYKLKEIKNGRLAMLAFVGFCVQQSAYPGTGPLENLATHLADPWHNNIGDIIIPRSISP from the exons ATGGCGATGGCGTCGTCGAGCGGACTGAGGAGCTGCAGCGCCGTGGGCGTGCCCAGCCTGCTGGCGCCGTCGTCCCGGTCCGGCCGCCTGCCGTTCTGCGCCAACGCCACCACCTCCGGCCGCGTCACCATGTCCGCCGAGTGGATGCCCGGCCAGCCCCGCCCTCCCCACCTCGACGGCTCCTCGCCCGG GGACTTCGGGTTCGACCCCCTGGGCCTGGCCACCGTGCCGGAGAACTTCGAGCGGTTCAAGGAGTCGGAGGTGTACCACTGCCGGTGGGCCATGCTGGCCGTCCCGGGGATCCTGGTGCCGGAGGCTCTGGGCCTGGGCAACTGGGTGAAGGCGCAGGAGTGGGCGGCCGTCCCCGGCGGGCAGGCGACGTACCTGGGCAACCCGGTGCCGTGGGGCTCGCTGCCGACCATCCTGGTGATCGAGTTCGTGGCCATCGCGTTCGCGGAGCACCAGCGCACCATGGAGAAGGACCCCGAGAAGAAGAAGTACCCCGGCGGCGCCTTCGACCCGCTGGGATTCTCCAAGGACCCCGTCAAGTTCGAGGAGTACAAGCtcaaggagatcaagaacggccGCCTCGCCATGCTCGCGTTCGTCGGCTTCTGCGTGCAGCAGTCGGCGTACCCCGGCACCGGCCCGCTGGAGAACCTCGCCACCCACCTCGCCGACCCATGGCACAACAACATCGGCGACATCATCATCCCCAGATCAATCTCCCCTTGA